GCGAACATCGTCATGAGCTACTACCAGGGCGATGACCCGGAGAAGCGCAAGGTCGCCTCGACGCTGCTCGAGTCGTTCCTGTTCTACTCCGGCTTCTACCTGCCGATGCACTACTCCAGCCGCGGAGAGCTCACCAACACCGCGGACATCATCCGGCTGATCATCCGTGACGAGGCCGTGCACGGCTACTACATCGGCTACAAGTTCCAGAAGGCCGTGGAGAAGGCCACCCCGGCCCGCCAGGCGGAGCTCAAGGAATACACCTTCTCGCTGCTCATGGAGCTGTACGAGAACGAGGAGGAGTACACCGAGGATCTCTACGACCCGGTGGGCTGGACGGAGGAGGTCAAGACCTTCCTGCGCTACAACGCCAACAAGGCGCTGATGAACCTCGGCTACGAGTCGCTGTTCCCGCAGGAGTCCGTCGAGGTGAACCCGGCGATCCTGGCCGCGCTGTCCCCGAACGCCGACGAGAACCACGACTTCTTCTCCGGCTCCGGCTCCAGCTACGTGATGGGCAAGGCCGTGGAGACCGAGGACGACGACTGGGACTTCTGAGCCCCGGGAGTCAGGACCTCCAGATCCCCTGACGACAGGACGGGCCGGGCGATCACGCCCGGCCCGTCCCGCATTCCCCCGATCGTGCACAGGGGGCGCTGAGATCCCGGGTTCCGCAGTGCGGGACAATACGCGGATCAGGAATCCGCGGACCAGGTGGTCGACGCCGTGACCTGCGGTGTCGCCGAATACCCCCGGTTCTATGGGAATTCGTCGTCATAATGGAGAGGCAGTATCCGTCCCTTCCCTGACAGAACGGAGCTCCACCATGGGTCTTCTCTGGGCGATCATCTCCTGGATCATCATCGGTGCGATCATCGGTCTCATCGCCCGCGCGCTCATGCCGGGCAAGCAGGCCATGGGCCTCGGGATGACGATCATCCTCGGTGTCATCGGCGCCATCGTCGGCGGATTCATCGGCGGCCTCCTGGGAGGCAATGGCGTCAGCGGCATCCTCGACAATCCGTGGAGCATCGGCACCATCCTGCTCGCCGTGGTCGGTGCTCTCATCGTCATGTTCATCTACGGTCTGGTGACCAAGAGCCGGGTCTGAGGCAGACCCCGGGCTCCCGAGCCCCGCATGACGGCGGCGCCGTCCGGACCTCCGGGCGGCGCCGCCGTCGGCTCGGCCCTGGACGCCGCGCTGCCGGCCCCGTGCCCACGGGTCCCTGGCCTCTTCCGCGGCGATGGGCGAGACTGGGGTATGGCCACCTATGTTCCCCTGATCACCGCGGATCTGGCGCGAGCTGCCCGAGCGCTCGCCCAGGTCTCCCTGTTCGACCTCGCCGAGCACACCGACCTCGACGCCGAGCATCTGCGCGGTGTGGAACGGGGCCTGCGCTCCCTCACGGCAGCGCAGGAGGAGCGTCTCCACCACGCCTTCGAGGAGTTCGGCGTCGAGGTGCTCCCCGCCGATGAGGAGGCCGGTATCGGCCACGGCGCCCGTCGGAAGTTCAACCCGCGCACCGTGAAGCGGCTCGAGAACTGGGAGAACGAGGGCGGCCCCGCCGCCGACGACGACATCTGAACGCCGCGCCCGTGGATGCCGCCCCCGCTGGTCGCGGGAGCATGACTGCTCAGAGCGGGACGTCGGCCCTGCGCCGCCCCACTTCCTGGACCGGGTGCCGGCCCGAGGACCACCGTGCCGTGTCGGCACGCAGCGCAGCGAGGTCCGTCGGTGCCACCAGCACCGACAGCACTGCGCTGCGCGAGGAGTACTGCGTCGGCTCGACCCTCGCGCCGTGGGTGGCGGCCCAGAGCCGCACCGCGTTCTCCGCGATCCCCACCTCCGCCGGCGGCACCTCGACCTGCGCGACCACGAGCTCGGTGCGCCGACGCAGGGAGGCCACCGCCACCGCCTGCTCCACCCCGGCGGTGTAGGCGCGCACCAGCCCGCCGGCGCCGAGCTTCACCCCACCGAAGTAGCGGATCACGATCGCGAAGGTGTCCACGAGGCGGGCCTGCAGCAGGGACTGCAGCATCGGCATCCCCGCCGTCCCGGACGGTTCGCCGTCATCGTTGGAGCGGTGCATCTCCGCGCGTCCGGCGGTCTCGGCGAGCACCAGCGCGGTGCAGTGGTGACGGGCGTCGGGATGCTGGGTGCGGGCGCTGCGCAGCAGGGCATCGGCCTGCGCCACGTCCTGGACCCGATGCAGCCGGGTGAGGAAACGGGACTTCTTCTCGATCAGCTCGGTCTCGACGTCGGCGGCGAGGACCAGGGGATCGGACATGTCCAGAAGTCTAGGCGGAACCCGGCCCGGCAGCGTGGTCGGGCGGCGGCGGGGGCGCTAGCCTGGGCACGACCCCGTCACCACCTCAGGAGTTTCTCGTGACCCAGCCTCCCCAGTCCTCCTCCGGGCCGCTCTCCCCGCAGTACGGGGCCTACGGGCAGGGAGGGGCGCCCGCACCGGGCGCCCCCTCGCCCCAGGGCTTCGCCCCGGCGCCGGCGAAGAAGCCGTCGAAGGCGCCGAAGATCCTCATCATATTGGGCGTGGTGGTGCTCGCGCTCAGTGTCATCATCGGCGTGGTGCTCGCGGTCATCGGCTTCGGCGGCACCGTCAGCGATCTGGAGGAGCTCGAGGTGTTCGAGTCCGGCAGCGGCAGCATCACCGCCGAGGCCGGTGAGTCGCTGCAGGTCTACGTCCAGGAGGGTGCCCCGGTCCCGAGCTGCACGATCGACGGCCCCGCGGTGGGCGCGGGCACCATCCAGTCCAGCTCCATGAACGACGGCGAGAACTCCTGGGTGTCGGTGGATTCGTTCACCGCGGACGAGGCGGGCGAGTACACCGTCACCTGCGGCGACACTCCGATCGCGGTCGGCCCGCCGGTGTCCATCGGCGGCATCTTCACCGGTCTTGGCGGCATCCTCCTGGCCATCGGTGGTGGAGCTCTCGGGTTCCTGCTGCTGGTGATCGGCGTGATCCTGCTGATCGTGCGCAAGCGCTCGGCATGAGCGGTGCAGGAGCCGCGGGAGCGCCCGCCCGCTGAGCGGCCCGCAGAACATGACGGAGCCCGGCAGGACATCGGTCCTGCCGGGCTCCGTCGTGCGAGCCCTGGGGCTCGGGGCTGGTCTCAGGCGTCCTCGGTGATCAGCGGGTACACGCCGTTCTCGTCGTGCACCTCGCGGCCGGTGACCGGCGGGTTGAACACGCACACGCAGCGGATCTCCTTGCGGACCCGCACCTTGTGCTTGTCGTGGTCGTTGAGCAGGTACAGGGTGCCCGGGGCGAGCTGGTGCACCTCACCGGTGGCGAGGTCCTCGATCTCGCCCTCACCGTGGGTGATGAAGACGGCCTCGATGTGGTTGGCGTACCAGAAGTAGCTCTCGGTGCCCTCGTACAGGGTGGTCTCGTGGACGGAGAAGCCCACACCCTCCTTGGCCAGGATGACGCGCTTGGAGCGCCAGTTCTCCGACTGGATGTCGTCTTCGGTGTCTTCGACGTCGGCGAGCGAGCGAACGAGCATGGGGTGTCCTTCCGGTGGGTGATCCAGGTTCAGGGGCGGAGCGCAGGCGTTCTGCGCCTCCGCGCAGACCGTCGGCCCGCCCCATGGTGCGGGCGGGCCGACGGGGGAGTGGTCTCAGGCGGCGAGCGCCTCGTCGACGGCGGCCTCGATGATGTCCAGGCCCTTGGCCAGCAGTTCATCGGGGATGGTCAGCGCCGGGAGCAGCTTGACGACCTCGTCGGAGGGGCCGGAGGTCTCCACCAGCAGGCCCTCCTCGAAGGAGCGCGCCGCGATCTTCCCGGCGATCTCACCGGTGGGCATCTGCAGGCCACGGGCCAGGCCGCGACCCTTGACGATCAGCTCGTGCTCGGGGTACTTCGCCGCGATGCGGTTGAAGCGGCTCTCCACGTAGGCGCCCTTGGCGATGGTCGCCTTCTCGAACTCGTCATCGCTCCAGAACAGGTCGATGGCCTTGGTGGCGGTGGCGAAGGCCGGACCGAAGCCGCGGAAGGTGCCGTTGTGCTCGCCCGGCTCCCAGATGTCGAGCTCGGGCTTGATGAGGGTCAGCGCGAGCGGGTGGCCGTAGCCGCTGATCGACTTCGAGAGGGTCACCATGTCCGGCACGATGCCGGCCTGCTCGAAGCTGAAGAACTCGCCGGTGCGGCCGCATCCCATCTGGATGTCGTCCACGATCAGCAGGATCTCGTGCTTCTTGCAGAGGGCCGCGAGGCCGCGCAGCCACTCGGCGCGGGCGGCGTTGATGCCGCCCTCGCCCTGGACGGCCTCGACGATCACGGCCGCGGGCTTGTTCAGGCCGCTGCCGTCGTCGGTGAGCAGGCGCT
The window above is part of the Brachybacterium vulturis genome. Proteins encoded here:
- a CDS encoding IMPACT family protein yields the protein MSDPLVLAADVETELIEKKSRFLTRLHRVQDVAQADALLRSARTQHPDARHHCTALVLAETAGRAEMHRSNDDGEPSGTAGMPMLQSLLQARLVDTFAIVIRYFGGVKLGAGGLVRAYTAGVEQAVAVASLRRRTELVVAQVEVPPAEVGIAENAVRLWAATHGARVEPTQYSSRSAVLSVLVAPTDLAALRADTARWSSGRHPVQEVGRRRADVPL
- the nrdF gene encoding class 1b ribonucleoside-diphosphate reductase subunit beta translates to MNDHLKTTVQAINWNRIPDPKDQEVWDRLTGNFWLPEKVPLSNDVQSWNRLSEHEQQLVMRVFTGLTLLDTVQGTVGAVSLIPDAVTQHEEAVYTNIAFMESVHAKSYSQIFSTLANTKQIDEAFRWSEFNEPLQKKANIVMSYYQGDDPEKRKVASTLLESFLFYSGFYLPMHYSSRGELTNTADIIRLIIRDEAVHGYYIGYKFQKAVEKATPARQAELKEYTFSLLMELYENEEEYTEDLYDPVGWTEEVKTFLRYNANKALMNLGYESLFPQESVEVNPAILAALSPNADENHDFFSGSGSSYVMGKAVETEDDDWDF
- a CDS encoding ectoine synthase, coding for MLVRSLADVEDTEDDIQSENWRSKRVILAKEGVGFSVHETTLYEGTESYFWYANHIEAVFITHGEGEIEDLATGEVHQLAPGTLYLLNDHDKHKVRVRKEIRCVCVFNPPVTGREVHDENGVYPLITEDA
- the ectB gene encoding diaminobutyrate--2-oxoglutarate transaminase, which codes for MTMTAATESTEKPELTDEVSAPTVDPIELESGVRSYSRGWPTVFTHAKGSVLTAEDGREYIDFFAGAGTLNYGHNHPELKKVVIDHYLEDRVVHGLDMFTDVRREFLQTFNEKILTPRGLDYKVAFPGPGGTNAVEAALKLARKVTGRESVVNFTNGFHGMTLGALSVTGNSMKRGGAGIPLVHSTPMPFDDYFGQVVPDFMYFERLLTDDGSGLNKPAAVIVEAVQGEGGINAARAEWLRGLAALCKKHEILLIVDDIQMGCGRTGEFFSFEQAGIVPDMVTLSKSISGYGHPLALTLIKPELDIWEPGEHNGTFRGFGPAFATATKAIDLFWSDDEFEKATIAKGAYVESRFNRIAAKYPEHELIVKGRGLARGLQMPTGEIAGKIAARSFEEGLLVETSGPSDEVVKLLPALTIPDELLAKGLDIIEAAVDEALAA
- a CDS encoding GlsB/YeaQ/YmgE family stress response membrane protein, which gives rise to MGLLWAIISWIIIGAIIGLIARALMPGKQAMGLGMTIILGVIGAIVGGFIGGLLGGNGVSGILDNPWSIGTILLAVVGALIVMFIYGLVTKSRV